The following coding sequences are from one Odontesthes bonariensis isolate fOdoBon6 chromosome 10, fOdoBon6.hap1, whole genome shotgun sequence window:
- the mmp23ba gene encoding matrix metalloproteinase-23 isoform X2, which yields MVCCRTLRSLRRGDGSFAPLLAAALLSLLFAGMQLTTAFPSWRLEEEAHTTVLLIGIRKEARSQVLHLSRNKRYTLTPEQLKWDKFKLTYKLLSFPTNLINASDTRRGIAKAFGMWSDVSPFTFREVPADEEADMQIGEIHFDDHEYWILGDMRFSWKKGVWLTDLVHVATHEIGHVLGLMHSMNPKAIMHLNATLTGRKLITQDEVWGLHRLYGCLDRLFICPAWARKGYCDSKRKLMQKHCPSSCDFCYEFPFPTVPPTPTPPRTKHKLVIEGKKLTFRCGKKIASRQGKVHWYKDGELLEYSRPNYISLKGDHITIVANAINEGLYTCIVRKKDKVLTNYSWRVRVRF from the exons ATGGTGTGCTGTCGGACTCTCAGAAGTTTACGGAGAGGTGATGGGAGCTTCGCTCCTCTGCTGGCCGCTGCGCtgctcagccttctgtttgcAGGGATGCAACTAACCACAGCGTTTCCCTCCTGGAGGTTAGAG GAAGAAGCTCACACCACTGTGTTGCTCATCGGGATCCGCAAAGAGGCCCGGTCACAAGTGCTTCACCTCTCCAGGAACAAGCGCTACACCCTGACCCCAGAGCAGCTCAAATGGGACAAGTTCAAGCTAACATACAA GTTGCTCTCCTTCCCTACAAACTTGATAAATGCCAGCGACACACGCCGAGGCATTGCCAAGGCTTTTGGCATGTGGAGCGACGTGTCGCCGTTCACATTCAGAGAGGTGCCAGCGGACGAAGAGGCAGACATGCAGATTG GCGAGATTCACTTTGACGACCACGAATACTGGATTCTGGGAGACATGCGCTTCAGCTGGAAGAAAG GGGTTTGGCTGACTGATCTTGTCCATGTGGCAACTCATGAAATAGGCCATGTCCTTGGACTCATGCACTCCATGAACCCAAAAGCTATAATGCACTTGAATGCAACTCTGACAGGGCGCAAGCTAATCACGCAGGATGAGGTGTGGGGTTTGCACCGTCTCTATG GATGTTTGGACCGGTTATTTATCTGTCCTGCCTGGGCTCGAAAAGGCTATTGCGACAGCAAACGCAAGCTGATGCAAAAGCACTGCCCCTCCAGCTGTGATTTCTGTTACG AATTCCCTTTCCCCACGGTCCCTCCAACTCCGACTCCCCCGAGGACTAAACACAAACTGGTCATCGAGGGCAAGAAGCTTACTTTTCGTTGTGGGAAAAAAATTGCATCAAGGCAAGGCAAAGTACA CTGGTACAAAGACGGGGAGCTGCTGGAGTACTCTCGCCCAAACTACATCTCCCTGAAAGGCGACCACATCACTATAGTGGCCAACGCCATCAACGAAGGCCTGTACACGTGTATTGTGAGGAAAAAGGATAAAGTTCTCACTAACTATTCGTGGAGAGTACGTGTGCGTTTCTGA
- the mmp23ba gene encoding matrix metalloproteinase-23 isoform X1, with the protein MVCCRTLRSLRRGDGSFAPLLAAALLSLLFAGMQLTTAFPSWRLEEEAHTTVLLIGIRKEARSQVLHLSRNKRYTLTPEQLKWDKFKLTYKLLSFPTNLINASDTRRGIAKAFGMWSDVSPFTFREVPADEEADMQIGFYPVNHTDCLQSYLHHCFDGITGELAHAFFPPTGEIHFDDHEYWILGDMRFSWKKGVWLTDLVHVATHEIGHVLGLMHSMNPKAIMHLNATLTGRKLITQDEVWGLHRLYGCLDRLFICPAWARKGYCDSKRKLMQKHCPSSCDFCYEFPFPTVPPTPTPPRTKHKLVIEGKKLTFRCGKKIASRQGKVHWYKDGELLEYSRPNYISLKGDHITIVANAINEGLYTCIVRKKDKVLTNYSWRVRVRF; encoded by the exons ATGGTGTGCTGTCGGACTCTCAGAAGTTTACGGAGAGGTGATGGGAGCTTCGCTCCTCTGCTGGCCGCTGCGCtgctcagccttctgtttgcAGGGATGCAACTAACCACAGCGTTTCCCTCCTGGAGGTTAGAG GAAGAAGCTCACACCACTGTGTTGCTCATCGGGATCCGCAAAGAGGCCCGGTCACAAGTGCTTCACCTCTCCAGGAACAAGCGCTACACCCTGACCCCAGAGCAGCTCAAATGGGACAAGTTCAAGCTAACATACAA GTTGCTCTCCTTCCCTACAAACTTGATAAATGCCAGCGACACACGCCGAGGCATTGCCAAGGCTTTTGGCATGTGGAGCGACGTGTCGCCGTTCACATTCAGAGAGGTGCCAGCGGACGAAGAGGCAGACATGCAGATTG GCTTCTACCCCGTCAACCACACAGACTGTTTGCAGTCCTATTTGCACCATTGTTTCGACGGTATCACAGGAGAATTGGCTCATGCTTTCTTCCCGCCAACAGGCGAGATTCACTTTGACGACCACGAATACTGGATTCTGGGAGACATGCGCTTCAGCTGGAAGAAAG GGGTTTGGCTGACTGATCTTGTCCATGTGGCAACTCATGAAATAGGCCATGTCCTTGGACTCATGCACTCCATGAACCCAAAAGCTATAATGCACTTGAATGCAACTCTGACAGGGCGCAAGCTAATCACGCAGGATGAGGTGTGGGGTTTGCACCGTCTCTATG GATGTTTGGACCGGTTATTTATCTGTCCTGCCTGGGCTCGAAAAGGCTATTGCGACAGCAAACGCAAGCTGATGCAAAAGCACTGCCCCTCCAGCTGTGATTTCTGTTACG AATTCCCTTTCCCCACGGTCCCTCCAACTCCGACTCCCCCGAGGACTAAACACAAACTGGTCATCGAGGGCAAGAAGCTTACTTTTCGTTGTGGGAAAAAAATTGCATCAAGGCAAGGCAAAGTACA CTGGTACAAAGACGGGGAGCTGCTGGAGTACTCTCGCCCAAACTACATCTCCCTGAAAGGCGACCACATCACTATAGTGGCCAACGCCATCAACGAAGGCCTGTACACGTGTATTGTGAGGAAAAAGGATAAAGTTCTCACTAACTATTCGTGGAGAGTACGTGTGCGTTTCTGA
- the ubiad1 gene encoding ubiA prenyltransferase domain-containing protein 1 produces the protein MAKEQRQSRAETFVLAGSNGHNGQQWQTGVNNSVQNHRSATDLMSRMARVSSDVRHKCAAYVLALRPWSFSASLTPVALGSALAYKLEGSVDLVILLVCAVAVLVVHGAGNLVNTYYDFSKGIDHKKSDDRTLVDEILAPQDVVMFGALLYSLGCLCATLLYFLSTLRLEHLALIYFGGLSSSFLYTGGIGFKYVALGDVVILITFGPLAVMFAHAVQVGYLSVLPLVYAVPLALNTEAILHSNNTRDMDSDKQAGIVTLAILIGPTLSYVLYNLLLFAPYVLFCILATRYTISMALPLLTLPMAFPLEKQFRSRCYAKIPQKTAKLNLLMGLFYVFGIILAPPSSLPLL, from the exons ATGGCTAAAGAGCAGAGGCAAAGCAGGGCAGAAACATTTGTACTGGCTGGATCTAATGGTCATAATGGCCAACAGTGGCAGACAGGTGTAAATAACTCTGTGCAAAATCACCGTTCTGCCACTGACCTTATGTCGAGGATGGCCCGGGTCTCCTCAGATGTCAGACACAAGTGTGCGGCCTACGTGCTCGCGCTGAGACCGTGGAGCTTCAGCGCCTCGCTCACGCCTGTGGCCCTTGGCAGCGCCTTGGCGTACAAACTGGAGGGTTCTGTGGACTTGGTCATCCTGTTGGTGTGCGCCGTTGCTGTCCTTGTCGTCCATGGGGCAGGAAACCTTGTAAACACCTACTATGACTTCTCTAAAGGAATCGACCACAAGAAGAGTGATGATAGGACTCTAGTGGATGAAATTTTGGCGCCACAAGATGTTGTCATGTTTGGCGCTTTGTTATATTCTTTGGGGTGCTTGTGTGCCACTCTACTCTACTTCCTGTCTACACTTAGGCTGGAGCACCTAGCCCTTATTTATTTTGGGGGACTCTCCAGCTCTTTTTTATACACAGGAG GCATTGGCTTCAAGTACGTGGCCCTGGGAGACGTAGTAATCCTCATTACCTTCGGCCCTCTGGCAGTCATGTTCGCCCACGCCGTGCAGGTTGGCTACCTCTCGGTGCTGCCTCTGGTATACGCCGTCCCGCTGGCCCTCAACACAGAAGCTATCCTCCACAGCAACAACACAAGGGACATGGACTCTGACAAGCAAGCGGGCATCGTCACCCTGGCCATCCTTATAGGCCCCACGCTGTCATACGTCCTCTACAACCTCCTGCTCTTTGCCCCTTATGTGCTCTTTTGCATCCTCGCCACCCGTTACACCATCAGCATGGCGTTACCTCTGCTCACGCTGCCCATGGCCTTCCCCCTGGAGAAGCAGTTCAGGAGCCGATGCTACGCCAAGATCCCCCAGAAAACAGCCAAGCTCAACCTCCTTATGGgacttttttatgtgtttgggatcattctGGCACCTCCGAGCAGCTTGCCATTACTGTGA